A genomic segment from Planctomycetia bacterium encodes:
- a CDS encoding class I SAM-dependent methyltransferase yields the protein MATDFPSTLGDHPTSGLARQVFDESERPTSTSRSTAADAAFDRSWTCRACDTPGASTSWQGSAPHAGGSPDRFRIAHCDHCGLTFTVPQLSIEEVGPYYPKEYYGDQNARFHPVMEALSRWLRRRRARALECWTNARGRVLDIGCGRGLTLATLRERGWEVEGVELSSTAAQHARDHLKLNVTLGGFDPTRYADSQFDAVIIWHVLEHVPDPLPALEGIARILKPGGVLALAVPNSAGWQAKLTKYDWFHLDLPRHYWHFSAPWLHEKLPQLGLDVKHAGYGSLEQNPYGWIQSLLNRCGLRHNLLYDLLRSPSARNVRRPWREYPLQSLVSILGLAVLAPLAGLLTFAEAAFHAGGTIELYAVKRDPR from the coding sequence ATGGCTACCGACTTCCCGTCCACGCTGGGCGATCATCCGACCTCCGGCTTGGCGAGACAAGTGTTCGACGAATCCGAACGGCCGACGTCGACATCCCGTTCGACCGCAGCCGACGCGGCTTTCGATCGTTCGTGGACCTGCCGCGCCTGCGACACGCCGGGCGCTTCCACCTCGTGGCAAGGTTCCGCTCCGCACGCCGGCGGCAGTCCGGATCGATTCCGAATAGCTCATTGCGACCACTGCGGTCTCACGTTTACCGTGCCGCAACTTTCGATCGAGGAAGTGGGCCCTTATTACCCCAAGGAGTATTACGGCGACCAAAATGCGCGCTTCCATCCCGTCATGGAAGCGCTGTCGCGCTGGTTGCGCCGTCGTCGAGCTCGCGCATTGGAATGCTGGACGAATGCTCGCGGGCGAGTCCTCGATATCGGTTGCGGCCGAGGTCTGACTCTCGCGACTCTGCGCGAACGAGGCTGGGAAGTCGAAGGGGTGGAGCTCAGCTCCACGGCGGCTCAACACGCGCGCGATCATCTCAAGCTGAACGTGACGCTCGGGGGCTTCGATCCCACTCGGTACGCCGACTCGCAATTCGACGCCGTCATTATTTGGCACGTTCTCGAACATGTGCCGGACCCGCTCCCGGCGCTGGAAGGGATCGCGCGCATTCTCAAGCCGGGGGGCGTCTTGGCGCTCGCCGTTCCCAACTCCGCCGGCTGGCAAGCGAAGCTCACGAAATACGATTGGTTCCACCTGGACCTGCCGCGGCACTATTGGCATTTCAGCGCTCCGTGGCTCCATGAGAAGCTTCCTCAGCTGGGCCTGGATGTGAAACACGCCGGCTACGGATCGCTCGAGCAAAACCCTTACGGCTGGATCCAAAGCCTGCTCAATCGGTGCGGCTTGCGCCACAACCTGCTTTACGATCTGCTGCGCAGTCCCTCGGCGCGAAACGTTCGCCGACCTTGGCGCGAGTATCCTCTGCAATCGCTCGTTTCGATCTTAGGCTTGGCGGTGCTTGCGCCGCTCGCCGGCCTCCTCACGTTCGCCGAAGCGGCGTTTCACGCGGGCGGGACGATCGAGCTATATGCCGTGAAGCGCGATCCGCGCTAA
- a CDS encoding tetratricopeptide repeat protein, with the protein MNASTPPLTQPTTADRRTQLRICALLAALTTVVYFRVIFWDFVAFDDPRYVQEHPRIWSGLTFENIRWALTTDYFSNWHPLTWLSYMLDCQLFGPRPGWMHFVNLLLHIANSVLLFLVLQRMTRDDRPSAFVALMFALHPLHVESVAWISERKDVLSTLFWILCMGAYTGYVRKPGLRRYALVATLLFLGLASKAMLVTLPCVLLLLDYWPLDRFATLAASGRSVLRIALGLFVEKIPLFGISALSAVLTARAQYESGAVESLETMSFGIRAGNAAVSYAGYLWNTFWPTHLSAYYPHAGLTPPDWTPAPNFYSLVCCSAAALFAVSLLVLWRGRQQKYLLVGWLWYLGTLVPVIGLVQVGTQGMADRYTYVPLIGIFIMVAWGVPELLRRVPGRQLWLDLSSVGAVAACLILTWIHVGYWRNGVTLYSHAIAVTENNFRAQGLLAVALAREGRHAEAVEWCYSALKINPANAQLRNHLGASLTSLGRFAEANKCFRESIAIDPEVVSTHFNYGIALAAQGALDEAIVEYQTTLRLEPSAKAHNNLGGVFAKQGRLTEAAEQYHAALRLNPHHKGARHNLDEMLVQRPPQDRPAIPAAASP; encoded by the coding sequence ATGAACGCTTCGACGCCGCCGCTGACGCAGCCGACGACCGCCGACCGTCGCACTCAGCTCCGCATCTGCGCGCTCTTGGCCGCGCTGACGACCGTGGTTTACTTCCGCGTCATCTTTTGGGACTTCGTCGCTTTCGATGATCCGAGGTACGTGCAAGAGCATCCGCGGATATGGTCCGGCCTGACGTTCGAAAACATCCGCTGGGCGCTGACGACCGACTATTTCTCGAATTGGCATCCGCTTACTTGGCTGTCGTACATGCTCGACTGCCAGTTGTTCGGCCCTCGACCGGGCTGGATGCATTTCGTGAACTTGCTGCTGCATATCGCCAACTCGGTGTTGCTGTTTTTAGTGCTGCAACGGATGACGCGCGACGATCGCCCCAGCGCTTTCGTCGCTCTCATGTTCGCGTTGCATCCTTTGCATGTGGAATCGGTCGCTTGGATTTCCGAACGCAAAGACGTCCTCAGCACATTGTTCTGGATCCTGTGCATGGGAGCCTACACCGGCTACGTCCGAAAGCCGGGCTTAAGACGCTATGCGCTCGTGGCGACCTTGTTGTTCTTAGGCCTCGCATCGAAGGCGATGCTCGTCACGCTTCCTTGCGTGTTGTTGCTGCTCGACTACTGGCCGCTCGATCGGTTTGCGACTTTAGCGGCATCGGGCCGCAGCGTGCTGCGCATCGCACTAGGTTTATTCGTCGAAAAGATCCCGCTGTTCGGCATCTCGGCTCTGTCTGCGGTTCTCACCGCGAGGGCGCAATACGAGAGCGGCGCCGTAGAAAGCCTGGAAACCATGTCGTTCGGTATTCGCGCAGGAAACGCCGCCGTTTCCTATGCCGGCTATTTATGGAACACGTTCTGGCCCACGCATCTTTCGGCTTATTATCCGCACGCAGGCCTCACGCCGCCCGATTGGACTCCAGCCCCGAATTTCTACTCGCTGGTCTGCTGCTCGGCGGCAGCTTTGTTCGCCGTGAGCTTGCTCGTGCTTTGGCGCGGACGACAGCAGAAATATCTCCTTGTCGGTTGGCTGTGGTACTTAGGAACGCTGGTGCCGGTCATCGGTCTCGTGCAAGTCGGCACGCAAGGAATGGCCGACCGCTATACCTACGTGCCGTTGATCGGCATCTTCATCATGGTTGCATGGGGCGTGCCTGAGCTACTTCGTCGCGTGCCCGGCCGGCAGCTATGGCTCGATCTCTCGAGTGTCGGAGCCGTGGCGGCGTGCCTAATCTTGACCTGGATACACGTCGGCTATTGGCGCAACGGCGTGACCCTCTATTCCCACGCCATCGCAGTTACCGAAAACAACTTCCGAGCCCAAGGACTCTTAGCCGTCGCCTTGGCGCGCGAAGGCCGGCACGCCGAAGCCGTCGAGTGGTGCTACTCCGCCTTAAAGATCAATCCGGCCAACGCTCAATTGCGCAATCATCTCGGAGCTTCGCTCACTTCCTTGGGAAGATTTGCCGAAGCGAATAAGTGCTTTCGCGAGTCGATCGCGATCGATCCGGAAGTCGTTTCGACGCACTTCAACTACGGAATCGCGCTGGCGGCGCAAGGAGCGCTCGACGAAGCGATCGTCGAATATCAGACGACGCTCCGCTTAGAGCCATCGGCCAAGGCGCATAACAACTTGGGAGGCGTATTCGCCAAGCAAGGCCGGCTTACGGAAGCTGCCGAGCAATACCATGCGGCCTTGCGGCTCAACCCGCATCACAAGGGTGCGCGGCACAATCTCGACGAAATGCTCGTACAACGCCCGCCGCAAGACCGCCCAGCGATTCCCGCCGCAGCATCCCCTTAG
- a CDS encoding DUF1549 domain-containing protein, which translates to MSRLIQALQSLAALGSAAVVVALALAPANAADMRATENAGLTPIVVGAPQRIEVRPESIRFTTPRQYMNVVVSGFYADGTVQDLTRAAQLTSADPRVARIQEGLVLPTGNGKTVVQITVGSHKASVPVEAVEQQKPEQTSFTFSVQAALTKQGCNQGACHGSPSGKGGFRLSLRAYDPVLDIETLVRESYARRIDPIDPAGSLLLRKPLMEIAHGGGRRLKKDDYTFELLRDWIGQGCKLDAEGAPTCTKIEVYPKNREYFRPAHVQQLLVLGHYSDGTIRDITKLADYLSSDEAVATVDADGFVVSRERGETTVLVRYLDKMETTALTYLEDVPGFKWNQPTENNFIDKLAFEKLNRLQILPAEACSEEEFIRRVHLDVVGRLPTIAETESFLADKASNKRAATIDRLLASEDFIDFWALKWADLLRVRKTKVSEPGVYKFHHWIEQAVRSNLPYDEFARQLVTASGSTLANPAANFYRTAGDVNDCTETASQLFLGIRIQCAKCHNHPFERWTQDNYYGIAAFFTRVQRKKSADENDLVVWSAKNGEITQPRTGKTMKPWAPLKGDVELPPEDDRRDAFAAWLIGPENPFFAKVEVNRIWGNLMGRGIIEPVDDFRESNPAAHPILLEALAKDFIAHKFDRKHVMRTILNSRLYQLSSRRNEFNKDDVKYFSHSRTRMLTAEQLLDAICQVTGVPEKFAGLPAGTTAVQLPSPDVDNYFLKVFGQPARETACQCERSSESNLSQALQMINGPVVHNKLRADNGRIAMMLKDNKPEEEIITSLYLAALA; encoded by the coding sequence ATGTCCCGACTAATACAAGCGTTGCAAAGTCTCGCCGCTCTCGGAAGCGCGGCGGTGGTCGTTGCGCTCGCGCTGGCGCCGGCCAACGCCGCCGATATGCGAGCCACCGAGAACGCGGGCTTGACGCCGATCGTCGTCGGCGCGCCGCAGCGGATCGAGGTTCGTCCGGAATCGATTCGCTTCACCACGCCGCGCCAATATATGAACGTCGTCGTGTCGGGCTTCTACGCCGACGGCACCGTGCAAGATCTCACCCGCGCCGCGCAGCTCACCTCGGCCGACCCGCGCGTCGCTCGCATTCAAGAAGGGCTCGTCCTCCCGACCGGCAACGGCAAGACCGTGGTTCAAATCACGGTCGGTTCGCATAAAGCCTCGGTGCCGGTCGAAGCGGTCGAGCAACAGAAGCCGGAACAAACCTCGTTCACGTTCTCCGTGCAAGCGGCGCTCACGAAGCAAGGCTGCAACCAAGGAGCTTGCCACGGTTCGCCGAGCGGCAAAGGGGGCTTCCGGCTTTCGCTCCGCGCCTACGATCCGGTGCTCGACATCGAAACGCTGGTTCGCGAATCGTATGCGCGCCGAATCGACCCGATCGACCCGGCCGGCAGCTTGCTCCTGCGCAAGCCGCTGATGGAAATCGCGCATGGCGGCGGGCGGCGGCTGAAGAAAGACGACTACACGTTCGAGCTTCTCCGCGACTGGATCGGCCAAGGTTGCAAGCTCGACGCCGAAGGGGCGCCGACCTGCACGAAGATCGAAGTCTATCCGAAGAATCGCGAATACTTCCGACCGGCCCACGTGCAACAACTGCTCGTGCTCGGTCACTATTCCGACGGCACGATTCGCGACATCACGAAGCTCGCCGATTATCTCAGCAGCGACGAAGCGGTCGCCACGGTCGATGCCGATGGTTTCGTCGTGAGCCGCGAACGGGGCGAAACGACCGTGCTCGTCCGCTATCTCGACAAGATGGAAACCACGGCCCTGACGTATCTCGAAGACGTCCCCGGCTTCAAGTGGAACCAGCCGACGGAAAACAACTTCATCGACAAGTTGGCGTTCGAGAAATTGAATCGCTTGCAGATTCTCCCGGCCGAGGCCTGCAGCGAAGAAGAGTTCATTCGCCGCGTCCACCTCGACGTCGTCGGCCGGCTGCCGACCATCGCCGAGACGGAAAGCTTCCTCGCCGACAAAGCCTCGAACAAGCGCGCCGCGACCATCGACCGCCTCCTAGCGAGCGAAGACTTCATCGACTTCTGGGCGCTGAAATGGGCCGATTTGCTCCGCGTGCGCAAGACCAAGGTCTCCGAGCCGGGAGTTTATAAGTTCCATCATTGGATCGAACAAGCGGTGCGCAGCAACCTCCCGTACGACGAGTTCGCGCGGCAGCTTGTAACCGCGTCGGGCAGCACGCTCGCGAATCCGGCCGCCAACTTCTATCGCACGGCCGGCGACGTGAACGACTGCACGGAAACCGCCTCGCAATTGTTTCTCGGCATTCGCATTCAATGCGCGAAGTGCCACAATCACCCGTTCGAGCGCTGGACGCAAGACAACTACTACGGCATCGCAGCCTTCTTCACGCGCGTGCAGCGCAAGAAGTCGGCCGATGAAAACGATCTCGTCGTCTGGAGCGCGAAGAACGGCGAAATCACGCAGCCGCGCACCGGCAAAACCATGAAGCCTTGGGCCCCGCTCAAGGGAGACGTCGAACTGCCCCCCGAAGACGATCGCCGCGATGCGTTCGCCGCTTGGCTCATCGGGCCCGAGAATCCGTTCTTCGCCAAAGTCGAAGTGAATCGCATCTGGGGCAACTTGATGGGGCGCGGCATCATCGAGCCGGTCGACGACTTCCGCGAGTCGAACCCGGCCGCGCATCCGATCTTGCTGGAAGCGCTGGCTAAGGACTTCATCGCGCACAAGTTCGATCGTAAGCATGTCATGCGCACGATCCTCAACAGCCGGCTTTATCAACTCAGTTCGCGCCGCAACGAGTTCAACAAAGACGACGTGAAGTATTTCTCGCACAGTCGCACGCGCATGCTGACCGCCGAACAACTGCTCGACGCCATCTGCCAAGTCACCGGCGTGCCGGAGAAATTCGCGGGCCTGCCGGCCGGCACCACGGCCGTGCAGTTGCCGAGCCCCGACGTCGACAATTACTTCCTCAAGGTCTTTGGTCAGCCGGCTCGCGAGACCGCTTGCCAATGCGAGCGGAGCAGCGAGTCGAACCTGTCGCAAGCGCTGCAGATGATCAACGGTCCGGTCGTTCACAACAAACTGCGAGCCGACAACGGACGGATCGCGATGATGTTGAAAGACAATAAACCGGAAGAAGAGATTATTACTTCACTGTATCTTGCTGCACTGGCAA
- a CDS encoding glycosyltransferase family 2 protein, with translation MLNDKKIVVVMPAYNAEKTLRRTIAEIPRDVVDHLILVDDASSDRTAELAASLGVKTFVHSRNFGYGRNQKTCYRQALELGADIVVMLHPDYQYTPRLITAMSSLIAHGEFDVVLGSRILGTGALAGGMPKYKYAANRFLTAVQNLLLRHKLSEYHTGYRAFSRDVLTKLPLEENSDDFVFDNQMLAQAVYFDYRIGEITCPTRYFAEASSINFRRSVKYGLGVLATSFEFRLHRLGWHRSPLFNELGRRLDHVDAAHPASYYAALQLQP, from the coding sequence ATGCTCAACGACAAGAAAATCGTCGTCGTCATGCCGGCCTATAACGCGGAGAAGACCCTTCGCCGCACGATCGCCGAAATCCCTCGCGACGTTGTCGATCATCTGATTCTGGTCGACGATGCCAGTTCCGATCGAACGGCCGAATTGGCCGCCTCGCTCGGAGTGAAGACGTTCGTCCACAGCCGCAACTTCGGCTACGGCCGGAATCAAAAGACCTGTTACCGACAAGCGCTCGAGTTGGGTGCCGATATCGTCGTGATGTTGCATCCCGACTATCAGTACACGCCCCGCTTGATCACGGCCATGTCGAGCTTGATCGCGCATGGCGAGTTCGACGTCGTGCTAGGCTCGCGCATCTTGGGAACCGGCGCGCTTGCCGGCGGCATGCCCAAATACAAATACGCGGCCAATCGCTTCCTGACGGCCGTGCAAAACTTGCTGCTGCGGCACAAGCTCTCCGAATATCACACCGGCTACCGCGCTTTTTCACGCGATGTTCTTACGAAGCTCCCTCTGGAAGAAAATTCCGACGACTTCGTCTTCGACAACCAGATGCTCGCTCAAGCCGTTTACTTCGACTACCGGATCGGCGAGATCACTTGCCCGACGCGCTATTTCGCCGAAGCGTCGTCCATCAACTTCCGCCGTTCGGTGAAGTACGGGCTCGGCGTTCTCGCGACCAGCTTCGAGTTCCGCTTACATCGCCTCGGCTGGCATCGCTCGCCGTTGTTCAACGAACTCGGTCGCCGGCTCGATCACGTCGACGCCGCGCATCCTGCTTCCTATTACGCAGCACTGCAATTGCAGCCGTAA
- a CDS encoding 4a-hydroxytetrahydrobiopterin dehydratase yields METQSPEQLVQKKCLPCEGGVAPYSVEEARRQLTTLPGWRLTADDQRIRKDWTVKNFLAGMKFFEAVAVVAEEDQHHPDLHLEGYRNVWIELWTHAIGGLSENDFILAAKIDRLPVEQKKK; encoded by the coding sequence ATGGAAACGCAATCGCCCGAACAACTCGTGCAGAAGAAGTGCTTGCCGTGCGAAGGGGGCGTCGCTCCCTACTCGGTCGAAGAAGCGCGTCGGCAACTGACGACGCTCCCAGGCTGGCGCCTTACGGCCGACGACCAGCGGATCCGCAAGGATTGGACGGTGAAGAACTTCCTCGCCGGAATGAAGTTCTTCGAGGCGGTCGCCGTGGTTGCCGAAGAGGATCAGCACCATCCCGACTTGCATCTCGAGGGCTATCGCAACGTCTGGATCGAGCTTTGGACCCACGCGATCGGCGGATTATCGGAAAACGATTTCATCCTCGCCGCGAAGATCGACCGCCTGCCGGTCGAGCAAAAGAAGAAGTAA